A stretch of DNA from Halobacillus litoralis:
AAAAGCCCTTAATTTATGTTTTATCTGATTCAGTAGGTGAGACGGCGGAACTGGTCGTGAAAGCGTGTCTCAGCCAGTTTGATGACGGGCCTTTTGACTTGCAGCGAATCCCTTATGTGGAAGACAAAGGGACGATCAATGAGGCGGTGCAGCAGGCGAAAGAACATAATGCGATGATCGGTTTTACACTAGTGATTCCAGAGTTCAGACAACATCTGAAGCAGGAAGCTGAAAAGCACGGCATTCAGTGCGTCGATATTATGGGTCCGATGATGGAGGTCATGGAAGATCATCTGCAAATCAAACCTCGCCTTGAACCGGGACTTGTTCATAAGTTAGATGAAGATTACTTTAAGAGAGTAGAGGCTATCGAATTCGCTGTCCGGTACGATGACGGTCGAGATCCACGTGGCATTTCCAAAGCCGATATTGTCCTGATTGGCGTTTCAAGAACATCGAAGACTCCATTGTCTCAGTATTTGGCTCACAAACGCCTGAAGGTAGCGAATGTCCCGATTGTACCGGAAGTGCAGCCGCCATCGGAATTGTTCCGTGTCGATCCCGATAAATGCATAGGCTTGAGTATCAGTGCAGAAAAGCTAAATGATATTAGAAAAGAAAGATTAAAGTCATTAGGGCTTGGGGATCAAGCAAGTTATGCGAATATGAATCGCATTCAGCAGGAAATCGACCACTTCAATCGGATTGTGGATCGGATCGGTTGTCCGGTGATTGATGTTTCGAACAAAGCCGTAGAAGAGACAGCCAATGTCATTATGAACAAATTACGTCAGAATGCCCAAGAATAGTACAAATAACGGAAGTCGCGCTTTGATTAAGCGCGACTTTTGTTGGGA
This window harbors:
- a CDS encoding pyruvate, water dikinase regulatory protein, whose translation is MEKPLIYVLSDSVGETAELVVKACLSQFDDGPFDLQRIPYVEDKGTINEAVQQAKEHNAMIGFTLVIPEFRQHLKQEAEKHGIQCVDIMGPMMEVMEDHLQIKPRLEPGLVHKLDEDYFKRVEAIEFAVRYDDGRDPRGISKADIVLIGVSRTSKTPLSQYLAHKRLKVANVPIVPEVQPPSELFRVDPDKCIGLSISAEKLNDIRKERLKSLGLGDQASYANMNRIQQEIDHFNRIVDRIGCPVIDVSNKAVEETANVIMNKLRQNAQE